One window of Trichomycterus rosablanca isolate fTriRos1 chromosome 2, fTriRos1.hap1, whole genome shotgun sequence genomic DNA carries:
- the grna.1 gene encoding granulin 1 isoform X2 codes for MAGLVSSTIICPDGTQCQDKTTCCLTDTGYSCCPYPSAVCCPDKAHCCPADYHCNMESQMCERRGMPWYRFPSTPQVSAEDPEDIASTPPIESLNSSVSVVHCDNYHVCPDGTTCCRSPSGFWSCCIYNMGQCCPNGVACCPYGYKCDSTSTKCFKGTLSMPSSPKIAAIPSNTVQVSAEEPEEIASTPLIESLNSSVSVVHCDNYHVCPDGTTCCRSPSGFWSCCIYNMGQCCPNGVACCPYGYKCDSTSTKCFKGTLSMPSSPKIAAIPSNTVQDPCCLSETGCCPFGYSCDEEQKSCVIKPALVTPPKQASDLNMPAGIIRCSGQFYCPAGHTCCKTLTGQWACCPYSLGQCCKDGKHCCKYGYNCNSTFTKCTKHYLTIPARLKKKALIL; via the exons ATGGCAGGACTGGTTTCCAGCACCATAATCTGTCCTGATGGAACACAATGTCAAGACAAAACTACTTGCTGCCTAACTGATACAGGATATTCATGCTGCCCATATCCATCT GCGGTGTGTTGTCCAGATAAAGCCCACTGCTGTCCAGCAGACTACCATTGTAACATGGAGAGTCAAATGTGCGAGAGAAGGGGAATGCCTTGGTACAGATTCCCCTCGACCCCTCAGGTATCAGCAGAGGATCCGGAGGATATAGCTTCCACCCCTCCAATAGAGTCTCTCAACTCTTCCGTCTCTGTGGTGCATTGTGATAACTATCATGTCTGCCCTGATGGTACAACATGCTGCAGGTCTCCCAGTGGATTCTGGTCTTGCTGCATATATAATATG GGTCAGTGCTGCCCTAATGGCGTTGCCTGCTGTCCCTATGGTTATAAATGTGACAGTACATCTACCAAATGCTTCAAGGGGACACTGAGTATGCCCTCTTCTCCAAAAATCGCTGCAATTCCAAGCAACACCGTTCAG GTATCAGCAGAGGAGCCAGAGGAAATAGCTTCCACCCCTCTAATAGAGTCTCTCAACTCTTCCGTCTCTGTGGTGCATTGTGATAACTATCATGTCTGCCCTGATGGTACAACATGCTGCAGGTCTCCCAGTGGATTCTGGTCTTGCTGCATATATAATATG GGTCAGTGCTGCCCTAATGGCGTTGCCTGCTGTCCCTATGGTTATAAATGTGACAGTACATCTACCAAATGCTTCAAGGGGACACTGAGTATGCCCTCTTCTCCAAAAATCGCTGCAATTCCAAGCAACACCGTTCAG GACCCCTGCTGTCTGAGTGAAACGGGCTGCTGTCCCTTTGGATATTCCTGTGATGAGGAGCAAAAGTCATGTGTGATTAAGCCAGCTCTAGTGACGCCACCAAAACAGGCTTCAGACCTAAACATGCCGGCTGGTATCATACGCTGTAGTGGTCAGTTCTACTGCCCAGCTGGACACACCTGCTGCAAAACACTAACTGGCCAGTGGGCATGCTGTCCATATTCTTTG ggtCAGTGCTGTAAGGATGGAAAGCATTGCTGTAAATATGGCTACAACTGCAACTCTACCTTCACCAAGTGCACAAAACACTACTTAACCATTCCTGCTCGTCTTAAGAAAAAGGCACTCATCCTCTAA
- the grna.1 gene encoding granulin 1 isoform X1 has product MAGLVSSTIICPDGTQCQDKTTCCLTDTGYSCCPYPSAVCCPDKAHCCPADYHCNMESQMCERRGMPWYRFPSTPQVSAEDPEDIASTPPIESLNSSVSVVHCDNYHVCPDGTTCCRSPSGFWSCCIYNMGQCCPNGVACCPYGYKCDSTSTKCFKGTLSMPSSPKIAAIPSNTVQVSAEEPEEIASTPLIESLNSSVSVVHCDNYHVCPDGTTCCRSPSGFWSCCIYNMGQCCPNGVACCPYGYKCDSTSTKCFKGTLSMPSSPKIAAIPSNTVQQDPCCLSETGCCPFGYSCDEEQKSCVIKPALVTPPKQASDLNMPAGIIRCSGQFYCPAGHTCCKTLTGQWACCPYSLGQCCKDGKHCCKYGYNCNSTFTKCTKHYLTIPARLKKKALIL; this is encoded by the exons ATGGCAGGACTGGTTTCCAGCACCATAATCTGTCCTGATGGAACACAATGTCAAGACAAAACTACTTGCTGCCTAACTGATACAGGATATTCATGCTGCCCATATCCATCT GCGGTGTGTTGTCCAGATAAAGCCCACTGCTGTCCAGCAGACTACCATTGTAACATGGAGAGTCAAATGTGCGAGAGAAGGGGAATGCCTTGGTACAGATTCCCCTCGACCCCTCAGGTATCAGCAGAGGATCCGGAGGATATAGCTTCCACCCCTCCAATAGAGTCTCTCAACTCTTCCGTCTCTGTGGTGCATTGTGATAACTATCATGTCTGCCCTGATGGTACAACATGCTGCAGGTCTCCCAGTGGATTCTGGTCTTGCTGCATATATAATATG GGTCAGTGCTGCCCTAATGGCGTTGCCTGCTGTCCCTATGGTTATAAATGTGACAGTACATCTACCAAATGCTTCAAGGGGACACTGAGTATGCCCTCTTCTCCAAAAATCGCTGCAATTCCAAGCAACACCGTTCAG GTATCAGCAGAGGAGCCAGAGGAAATAGCTTCCACCCCTCTAATAGAGTCTCTCAACTCTTCCGTCTCTGTGGTGCATTGTGATAACTATCATGTCTGCCCTGATGGTACAACATGCTGCAGGTCTCCCAGTGGATTCTGGTCTTGCTGCATATATAATATG GGTCAGTGCTGCCCTAATGGCGTTGCCTGCTGTCCCTATGGTTATAAATGTGACAGTACATCTACCAAATGCTTCAAGGGGACACTGAGTATGCCCTCTTCTCCAAAAATCGCTGCAATTCCAAGCAACACCGTTCAG CAGGACCCCTGCTGTCTGAGTGAAACGGGCTGCTGTCCCTTTGGATATTCCTGTGATGAGGAGCAAAAGTCATGTGTGATTAAGCCAGCTCTAGTGACGCCACCAAAACAGGCTTCAGACCTAAACATGCCGGCTGGTATCATACGCTGTAGTGGTCAGTTCTACTGCCCAGCTGGACACACCTGCTGCAAAACACTAACTGGCCAGTGGGCATGCTGTCCATATTCTTTG ggtCAGTGCTGTAAGGATGGAAAGCATTGCTGTAAATATGGCTACAACTGCAACTCTACCTTCACCAAGTGCACAAAACACTACTTAACCATTCCTGCTCGTCTTAAGAAAAAGGCACTCATCCTCTAA